In a single window of the Pyramidobacter porci genome:
- a CDS encoding ABC transporter substrate-binding protein, with protein MNVKKTLLVSTALLGFAASCVAADLQTLNVGVPNDAKSMDPLKAVDTISFAMIKHINETLVTVDGRTKQLVPVLAERWEVLDPLTYKFYLKKGVKFHNGEEFTADDVVFSFQRALSNESVYAKSKAKYIDPQGFQVIDRHTLIVKTLTPFGGFLESMKHPYASIFNRKAVADAGGNYFRMPVGTGPYKFRRWLKGDRVELEAFGDYHGDKPHSQRLNFLTMADDSSRVIALETGKADLIYNVPVNDFDRLAEEGRVKVVKGTGHNLIYLGMNTQKGALKDPRVRMALEYAIDKDAFVQVVYQGKAVVPDGPLVSSSSFTPADSRRYPRDPAKAKQLLKEAGYADGLTFDLWITTRQDYVNGATVLQSMLQDVGVKVNIIVMESGVFDDRVTTNTQSLFISTWGMQTNRDAGQFWLSLFHSSSIGTTNWAVLDDKVVDENIELGNRSVEPAERQAAFQKVWARLDEVHPFVSLAVPNELYGGRKNLQGIEEFCDGRLNYLGRLIIE; from the coding sequence ATGAACGTGAAAAAGACCCTGTTGGTTTCGACGGCGCTTTTGGGGTTTGCTGCGTCCTGCGTGGCGGCAGATTTGCAGACGCTCAACGTGGGGGTCCCCAACGACGCCAAGAGTATGGATCCGCTCAAGGCCGTCGATACGATCTCCTTTGCCATGATCAAGCACATTAATGAAACGCTGGTGACGGTGGACGGCAGAACCAAGCAGCTGGTGCCCGTGCTGGCGGAGCGTTGGGAAGTGCTTGACCCGCTGACCTATAAGTTTTATCTGAAAAAAGGCGTCAAGTTCCACAATGGCGAAGAGTTTACCGCTGACGACGTGGTTTTCTCGTTTCAGCGGGCTCTTTCAAATGAGTCCGTTTATGCCAAATCCAAGGCCAAGTACATCGACCCGCAGGGATTTCAGGTGATCGACCGGCATACGCTGATCGTGAAGACGCTGACGCCTTTTGGCGGTTTCCTGGAATCGATGAAGCATCCCTATGCCAGTATTTTCAACCGCAAAGCCGTTGCGGACGCCGGCGGCAACTACTTCAGGATGCCGGTCGGCACGGGGCCTTACAAGTTCAGGCGCTGGCTCAAGGGCGACCGCGTAGAACTGGAGGCGTTCGGCGACTATCATGGCGACAAGCCCCATTCCCAACGCCTGAATTTTCTTACGATGGCCGACGACAGCAGCCGCGTCATTGCCCTTGAAACCGGCAAGGCCGACTTGATTTACAACGTGCCCGTCAACGATTTCGACCGTCTTGCTGAAGAAGGCCGCGTGAAGGTCGTCAAGGGGACCGGGCATAACCTCATTTATCTCGGTATGAATACTCAAAAAGGCGCTCTCAAGGATCCGCGCGTCCGCATGGCTCTCGAGTATGCCATCGACAAGGACGCCTTTGTCCAAGTGGTGTATCAGGGAAAAGCGGTGGTCCCCGACGGGCCGCTGGTTTCCTCCAGCAGCTTCACTCCAGCCGACAGTCGACGCTATCCCCGCGATCCCGCCAAAGCCAAACAACTCCTCAAGGAGGCCGGCTATGCCGACGGCCTGACGTTCGATCTGTGGATCACGACTCGCCAGGATTACGTGAACGGCGCTACCGTGCTTCAATCCATGCTTCAGGACGTCGGCGTCAAAGTCAACATAATCGTCATGGAATCCGGCGTCTTCGACGACCGCGTCACGACCAATACGCAGAGCCTGTTCATCAGCACATGGGGTATGCAGACGAACCGCGATGCGGGACAGTTCTGGTTGTCGCTGTTCCATTCCAGCAGCATCGGGACTACGAATTGGGCGGTGCTGGACGATAAGGTCGTCGATGAGAACATCGAGCTGGGCAATCGAAGCGTCGAACCGGCGGAACGCCAGGCGGCCTTTCAAAAAGTCTGGGCGCGGCTCGACGAGGTCCATCCTTTTGTTTCTTTGGCTGTTCCCAACGAACTTTACGGCGGCCGCAAAAACCTTCAGGGCATAGAAGAGTTCTGCGATGGCCGCCTGAACTACCTTGGCCGCCTGATTATCGAATAA
- a CDS encoding S10 family serine carboxypeptidase-like protein produces MIMNERPLPDELFLEPQRAEDAVALEGRRLEYGLTAEYIPVYDDEGAEQARSFCVSYALAGGDAQRPVTFAFNGKPGTSTLYLHMAALAPKTFSLAGQGEEAPRRPYKVGDNPGTILDFSDLVFIDPVGTGFSCVVNREKERQYYGVRQDVDAIARIIRVWLARHGRFASPVFIVGESYGGLRGSGLVLRLQQMHIMPSAFVAVSPALSYGELHTSMLYEHHLVHTVPALCAAAWFHKKLGADLLARPLEDVRAEAAAWAQSEYLLFLWKGCEVSAEERSAVLEKLRRYTALKATDLEALNLRVSDKQFAGLLLADQGLVTSCFDARLTYPGRGFDAEADPQTFNMSAACYAAFYEYFGRIMKLPEHRDYLAFNPRVDGGTWDFASGYLPTASGAAPRAGGFASMLADLCTAMKMDSRFKFFACAGQFDLHCSIDTTRYCLNHMDIPARLRANVTFKTYWGGHMFYSNPEAHVQFRRDLKEFYAVVLEENIEK; encoded by the coding sequence ATGATCATGAACGAACGACCTTTACCGGACGAACTTTTTCTTGAGCCTCAGCGCGCTGAGGACGCGGTCGCGTTGGAAGGGCGGCGGCTGGAATACGGCCTCACGGCGGAGTATATCCCCGTGTACGACGACGAGGGGGCGGAGCAGGCGCGCAGCTTCTGCGTCAGTTACGCTCTGGCGGGGGGCGACGCGCAGCGGCCCGTGACTTTTGCCTTCAACGGAAAGCCGGGGACTTCGACGCTTTATCTGCACATGGCGGCGCTGGCGCCGAAAACGTTCAGCCTGGCGGGGCAGGGCGAGGAGGCGCCGCGGCGTCCGTATAAAGTCGGCGACAATCCGGGCACCATTCTCGATTTTTCCGATCTTGTCTTCATCGATCCTGTGGGGACGGGCTTCAGCTGCGTTGTGAACCGCGAGAAGGAGCGACAGTATTACGGCGTGCGCCAGGACGTGGACGCGATCGCGCGCATCATCCGCGTTTGGCTGGCGCGTCACGGGCGCTTCGCCTCGCCCGTGTTCATCGTCGGCGAAAGCTACGGCGGCCTGCGCGGCAGCGGACTTGTGCTGCGGCTGCAGCAAATGCACATCATGCCGAGCGCTTTTGTGGCGGTGTCCCCGGCGCTGTCGTACGGCGAACTGCACACGTCGATGCTGTACGAGCACCATCTGGTGCACACGGTGCCGGCGCTGTGTGCGGCGGCGTGGTTCCACAAAAAGCTGGGCGCCGATCTGCTGGCGCGCCCCCTTGAAGACGTGCGCGCCGAAGCTGCCGCGTGGGCGCAGAGCGAATATCTGCTGTTTCTGTGGAAGGGCTGCGAGGTTTCGGCGGAAGAACGCAGTGCCGTTCTGGAAAAGCTGCGCCGCTACACGGCGCTGAAAGCGACGGATCTCGAAGCGCTGAATCTGCGTGTCAGCGACAAGCAGTTCGCGGGGTTGCTGCTCGCGGATCAGGGGCTTGTGACGAGCTGCTTCGACGCGCGTTTGACCTATCCGGGGCGCGGTTTCGACGCTGAGGCTGACCCGCAGACGTTCAACATGTCGGCGGCCTGTTACGCGGCGTTTTACGAGTATTTCGGGCGCATCATGAAGCTGCCGGAACACCGGGATTACCTCGCCTTCAATCCCCGCGTGGACGGCGGCACATGGGATTTTGCCAGCGGCTATCTGCCGACGGCCTCGGGCGCCGCGCCGCGCGCCGGCGGTTTCGCGTCCATGCTGGCGGACCTGTGCACGGCCATGAAGATGGATTCGCGTTTCAAGTTCTTCGCCTGCGCCGGACAGTTCGACCTGCACTGCTCGATCGATACGACGCGCTACTGCCTGAACCATATGGACATTCCCGCCCGTCTGCGCGCGAATGTCACTTTCAAAACCTACTGGGGCGGGCACATGTTCTATTCCAATCCCGAAGCACACGTGCAGTTCAGGCGCGATCTGAAGGAATTTTATGCTGTCGTGTTGGAAGAAAATATTGAAAAATAG
- a CDS encoding alpha/beta fold hydrolase has translation MNGHEVILRGLPHKAFICQDGTTQDFDPNGQYEAGQMYVEYVKLAQPKAKYPLLMWHGGGLTGATWGSTPDGREGWRSLFLRYGHDVYVSDSVERGRSSWAMYPEIYRTHPEFTTKAACWSNFRLGPLFAEDHSKRVSYERTQFPVEYYDEFYKQIVPRWRSMDDWAQDAYNNLVDRFDGGCVIMAHSQGANFALPAALAHPDKVKGLILLEPARTPDPQTTDFSALKEIPQLVLWGDFIRVSELCVWTKAAYFKIYPEYFRIMKELGAPINWIDLPKRGIFGNTHLLMMDRNSAQVAELIQNWMGGRGLM, from the coding sequence GTGAACGGTCATGAGGTAATTCTGCGAGGCCTCCCTCACAAAGCTTTTATTTGTCAGGACGGAACGACGCAGGATTTTGATCCCAACGGTCAGTACGAAGCGGGACAGATGTATGTTGAATATGTTAAGCTGGCTCAGCCGAAAGCTAAATATCCGCTGTTGATGTGGCACGGCGGAGGGCTGACCGGCGCCACTTGGGGCTCCACTCCCGACGGACGGGAGGGGTGGCGGAGTTTGTTTCTGCGGTATGGACACGACGTTTACGTGAGCGATTCGGTGGAGCGGGGACGATCTTCCTGGGCGATGTATCCAGAGATTTACCGTACGCATCCGGAATTTACTACCAAAGCGGCCTGCTGGAGTAATTTCCGTCTAGGACCGCTCTTTGCCGAAGATCATTCGAAGCGTGTCTCGTATGAGAGGACTCAGTTTCCGGTAGAGTATTACGACGAGTTCTACAAACAGATCGTACCGCGTTGGCGCAGTATGGATGACTGGGCGCAGGACGCCTATAACAATCTGGTAGACCGCTTTGACGGAGGGTGCGTGATCATGGCTCACAGCCAGGGTGCCAATTTCGCTCTTCCGGCAGCCTTAGCTCATCCTGACAAGGTAAAGGGGCTGATCCTGTTGGAGCCAGCCCGTACTCCCGATCCTCAAACGACGGATTTTTCCGCGCTGAAAGAGATTCCTCAGCTCGTTCTCTGGGGCGATTTTATCAGGGTGTCGGAGCTGTGCGTGTGGACAAAAGCTGCCTATTTTAAAATCTATCCTGAATATTTTCGTATCATGAAAGAGCTCGGCGCGCCGATCAATTGGATCGATTTGCCGAAACGCGGCATTTTCGGTAATACGCATTTGCTGATGATGGACCGTAATTCGGCTCAAGTGGCTGAATTGATTCAAAATTGGATGGGGGGAAGGGGGCTGATGTAA
- a CDS encoding ABC transporter substrate-binding protein: MFFLKLKTLFYGLIIAALLSSCAFARRDEMVVGVAIDAKNLDPQNSVDTYSFCLTNQIYETLYTVDGKTRKLVPVLAESVDILDDKTYRFHLKKGVKFHNGEELTADDVVFSLKRATSPQSVFAGSKGRYIDPDGFKIEDKYTVVVKTRTPFGGFLESMKHPYASILNKKAVEEAGSNYSMHPVGTGAFKLIKWTKGEKLELERFENYHGTKPVYKNLIFLIIPDDSNRVIALETGKVDLIYAVPTTEFNRLSESDRVQLVRAPGLVLHYLGLNTQSPRLADPRVRLAIEYAVNKEALNQVVYEGNSAPAVGPLLPVCSFYPENARPFGYDPERAKALLKDAGVKDLKLSLWVLNLQDLINTATVLQAMLAQVGITLDIQVLENGVFNDRMKTGSYDMFIYMWGMMTNRDAAVYWQSLFTKEAIGTTNFTRLDDPQTNAWIKEAAETVDTAKRNGIFQKIWDRINELHPWVYLSIPSELYGAQKDLKGVKDLCDGKISFLGNLHY, encoded by the coding sequence GTGTTTTTTTTGAAGCTGAAAACATTGTTTTATGGTCTGATTATTGCTGCATTGCTGTCGTCATGTGCCTTTGCCCGCAGAGACGAGATGGTTGTGGGTGTCGCCATCGACGCCAAGAATCTCGATCCGCAAAATTCAGTCGATACGTATTCTTTTTGTTTGACGAACCAGATTTACGAGACTTTATACACTGTCGACGGCAAGACCCGCAAACTGGTCCCTGTCCTTGCGGAAAGTGTGGATATCCTTGACGATAAGACGTATCGCTTTCACTTGAAAAAGGGCGTTAAATTCCACAACGGTGAAGAACTTACCGCCGACGACGTCGTTTTTTCACTTAAACGCGCCACTTCTCCCCAGTCGGTTTTCGCCGGTTCAAAGGGACGCTATATTGACCCCGACGGCTTTAAAATCGAAGATAAATACACGGTTGTCGTGAAAACGCGGACACCTTTTGGGGGATTCCTTGAGTCAATGAAGCATCCTTATGCCTCGATCCTCAATAAAAAAGCTGTGGAGGAGGCTGGCAGTAACTATTCCATGCACCCCGTAGGCACCGGCGCTTTCAAGCTGATTAAATGGACAAAGGGAGAGAAGCTGGAGCTGGAGCGCTTCGAGAATTATCATGGAACAAAACCTGTTTACAAGAACCTTATCTTCCTGATCATTCCAGACGACAGCAATCGTGTCATTGCTCTCGAGACCGGTAAAGTCGATCTCATTTATGCTGTGCCTACAACAGAGTTCAACCGTCTTTCCGAGAGTGATCGGGTGCAGCTTGTTCGTGCTCCCGGACTTGTGCTTCATTACCTTGGTCTGAACACGCAGTCGCCTCGACTGGCTGATCCTCGCGTGAGGCTTGCGATCGAGTATGCCGTCAACAAGGAAGCCTTGAATCAGGTGGTCTACGAGGGAAACTCCGCACCGGCCGTCGGGCCGCTTCTGCCGGTGTGCAGTTTCTATCCCGAAAACGCTCGCCCGTTCGGTTATGATCCCGAGAGAGCGAAAGCACTGTTGAAAGATGCCGGCGTCAAGGATCTGAAACTCAGTTTATGGGTGCTTAACCTTCAGGATCTGATCAATACCGCCACGGTGCTTCAGGCTATGCTGGCACAGGTCGGCATTACGCTTGACATTCAGGTACTTGAAAACGGCGTCTTCAACGATCGAATGAAAACCGGCAGCTATGACATGTTCATCTACATGTGGGGCATGATGACCAACCGTGACGCGGCCGTCTACTGGCAGTCGCTGTTTACCAAAGAGGCCATTGGTACGACCAATTTTACCCGTTTGGACGATCCTCAAACCAACGCATGGATCAAGGAAGCCGCTGAGACCGTCGATACCGCGAAGCGGAATGGGATTTTTCAGAAAATCTGGGACCGCATCAACGAATTGCATCCCTGGGTTTATCTGTCGATCCCCAGCGAGCTGTACGGCGCCCAAAAAGATCTGAAGGGCGTCAAGGACCTATGTGACGGCAAAATCAGTTTCCTTGGCAATCTGCATTATTAA
- a CDS encoding M20 metallopeptidase family protein — translation MSSEILQKAQSLRDYLVDCKRRIHRHPELGMQELRTAAFVRAELEKMGVEIQPLDTEVGVLGLIRGTKAGAGKVIALRADMDALPIQEAAGQPDQSEATGVMHACGHDAHTAMLLGAAKLLMSMRERFSGVVKLIFQPAEETLGGSELMIRLGCLENPKVDIMLGQHGIGEFATGDIAFREGPSMASSDTFSVTVKGVGGHGAYPHNSGADALLAAANCVTSLQGLITRQFNAVDPVVLSICTFHGGTAKNIIPEEVAFGGSIRCQTPESRGRIKSAMDRMIGSIVTGYNCTHELDYTYGVPPLVNDPAVVATMRSAAAKLLGEEHVKTMTQPRMGSEDYARYSEKIPASCFARLGIWQDGQAQPKFHNPAFVFDEKALPVGAGFFVQAVLEING, via the coding sequence ATGTCGTCAGAAATACTGCAAAAGGCCCAGTCCCTCCGCGACTATCTTGTGGACTGCAAGCGCCGGATTCACCGCCATCCCGAGCTGGGGATGCAGGAGCTCCGAACGGCGGCCTTCGTGAGAGCCGAACTGGAGAAAATGGGCGTGGAAATCCAGCCGCTCGACACCGAAGTCGGCGTGCTGGGGCTTATCCGCGGCACAAAAGCCGGCGCGGGAAAAGTGATCGCCCTGCGCGCCGACATGGACGCGCTGCCCATTCAGGAAGCCGCCGGCCAGCCCGATCAGTCTGAGGCAACCGGCGTCATGCACGCCTGCGGACACGACGCGCACACCGCCATGCTGCTGGGGGCCGCAAAACTTCTGATGAGCATGCGGGAACGCTTCAGCGGCGTCGTCAAGCTGATCTTTCAGCCCGCCGAGGAGACGCTGGGCGGCTCGGAACTGATGATCCGGCTCGGCTGCCTCGAAAACCCCAAAGTGGACATTATGCTCGGGCAGCACGGCATCGGCGAATTCGCCACAGGCGACATCGCCTTCCGCGAAGGCCCCAGCATGGCCTCGTCCGATACCTTCTCCGTCACCGTCAAAGGCGTCGGCGGGCACGGAGCCTATCCTCACAATTCCGGCGCCGACGCGCTGCTGGCCGCGGCCAATTGCGTCACATCCCTGCAGGGTCTGATCACCCGCCAGTTCAACGCCGTCGATCCCGTCGTCCTTTCGATCTGTACCTTCCACGGCGGCACAGCCAAGAACATCATCCCCGAAGAAGTCGCCTTCGGCGGCTCCATCCGCTGCCAGACGCCCGAAAGCCGGGGCAGGATCAAAAGCGCGATGGACCGCATGATCGGCTCCATCGTCACCGGTTACAACTGCACCCACGAGCTCGACTACACCTACGGCGTCCCGCCGCTGGTCAACGACCCCGCCGTCGTGGCCACGATGCGTTCCGCCGCGGCAAAACTGCTGGGCGAAGAACACGTGAAAACGATGACACAGCCGCGTATGGGCTCGGAAGACTACGCCCGCTACTCCGAAAAGATCCCCGCCTCCTGTTTCGCCCGCCTGGGGATCTGGCAAGACGGCCAGGCGCAGCCCAAATTCCATAACCCCGCTTTCGTCTTCGACGAAAAAGCGCTGCCCGTCGGAGCAGGTTTCTTCGTACAGGCCGTGCTGGAGATCAACGGGTAA